In [Clostridium] cellulosi, one genomic interval encodes:
- a CDS encoding phosphatidate cytidylyltransferase (High confidence in function and specificity) translates to MKQRMITVACGVTALIIVLLFYKTMVLNVGVALISILAVHEIFGAAGISKSKALIACCYIYAAVLPFSYYCKFSGTGILLTFALLLALFSVMLKEHETVRVESMALCFMVTVLITASLTGLIFIRDNLVSSRIKDLPVFYIALAFIGSWITDGGGYIFGTLMGKHKLSPKISPKKTIEGAVGGIVSAVVFSVLFLFGYGAYLQFSGITANYNYLSVIILALACAAVSIIGDLSASIIKRQNNIKDYGTILPGHGGILDRFDSMLFVVPLIIVWMKLFPIVF, encoded by the coding sequence ATGAAGCAACGGATGATTACTGTGGCCTGCGGTGTCACAGCTCTTATAATAGTTTTGCTATTTTATAAAACAATGGTACTAAACGTCGGCGTGGCGCTTATTTCGATTCTCGCAGTGCATGAAATTTTCGGCGCCGCCGGAATAAGCAAAAGCAAAGCGTTAATTGCCTGCTGCTATATATATGCGGCGGTTTTGCCATTTTCATATTATTGCAAGTTTTCCGGAACAGGCATACTTCTGACATTCGCACTTTTACTCGCCCTTTTTTCAGTTATGCTCAAAGAGCATGAGACTGTAAGGGTGGAAAGCATGGCGCTGTGTTTTATGGTGACTGTGCTTATAACTGCCTCTTTGACAGGGCTTATCTTTATTCGCGATAATTTGGTTTCCAGTCGCATAAAAGATCTGCCGGTATTCTATATAGCCCTTGCGTTTATCGGCTCATGGATTACAGACGGCGGCGGCTATATTTTCGGAACACTGATGGGAAAGCACAAGCTTTCGCCTAAAATCAGCCCGAAGAAAACGATTGAAGGCGCTGTCGGAGGCATTGTATCTGCTGTAGTATTTTCTGTATTGTTCCTGTTTGGTTATGGCGCCTATTTGCAGTTTTCCGGAATAACGGCTAACTATAATTATTTATCAGTTATCATTTTAGCGCTTGCGTGCGCGGCCGTTTCCATAATAGGCGACCTTTCCGCGTCAATTATAAAACGTCAGAACAATATCAAGGATTACGGTACCATACTTCCAGGCCACGGCGGTATTCTGGACCGTTTTGACAGTATGCTTTTTGTTGTTCCGCTGATAATAGTCTGGATGAAATTGTTCCCCATTGTATTCTGA
- the uppS gene encoding Isoprenyl transferase (High confidence in function and specificity) produces the protein MLFFDRKKIKGKEAERERKLPQHIGIIMDGNGRWAKKRGLPRTAGHSVGASTFKNIAKYCNKIGLKYLTVYAFSTENWKRPQEEVDAIMDLFRQYLKDSISSLDNDNIKIRFIGDISALADDLQKLIKEAEEDTADATGLTLNIAINYGGRQEIVAAAKKLCEDISKGILDPSDISEEEISKRIYTAGQPDPDLIIRPSGEKRISNFMLWQSAYTEFWYSDVLWPDFSPRHLEMAIDDYNKRIRRFGGI, from the coding sequence ATGTTATTCTTTGACAGAAAGAAAATTAAGGGCAAAGAGGCTGAACGCGAACGCAAGCTTCCGCAGCATATTGGCATAATTATGGATGGAAACGGGCGCTGGGCAAAAAAACGCGGCCTCCCACGCACTGCCGGACATTCTGTTGGCGCGTCCACTTTTAAAAATATTGCAAAATACTGCAATAAGATAGGGCTTAAGTATCTTACAGTTTACGCATTTTCTACAGAAAACTGGAAGCGCCCTCAAGAAGAAGTCGACGCCATTATGGATTTGTTTAGGCAATATCTCAAGGATTCAATAAGCTCGCTTGACAATGATAATATAAAAATCAGGTTTATCGGCGACATTTCTGCCCTCGCAGATGACCTGCAAAAGCTGATAAAAGAAGCGGAAGAGGATACTGCGGATGCAACCGGCCTGACGCTTAATATAGCCATAAACTACGGCGGGAGGCAGGAAATCGTTGCAGCCGCGAAAAAACTGTGCGAAGACATTTCGAAGGGTATTTTAGACCCATCAGACATATCGGAAGAGGAAATATCAAAAAGAATATACACGGCTGGTCAACCTGACCCTGACCTTATTATCAGGCCGAGCGGAGAAAAGCGGATTTCAAACTTTATGCTTTGGCAGTCCGCATATACAGAGTTTTGGTATTCTGATGTTCTCTGGCCTGATTTCAGTCCACGACATCTTGAAATGGCTATTGACGATTACAACAAACGAATCCGCAGATTCGGCGGAATATAA
- the frr gene encoding Ribosome-recycling factor (High confidence in function and specificity), which yields MAQSSDYEEKMKKTVAALAKEYGTIRAGRANPAILDKIRVDYYGTPTPINQIAAISVVEARILQIQPWDASATKNIEKAILASDLGINPQNDGKIIRIAFPPLSEERRKELVKTVHKYAEESKIAIRSIRRDALNDFKAQKKKSLITEDDLKDAEKEMQKLTDKYCKEIDEMSAQKEKEIMEI from the coding sequence ATGGCACAATCAAGTGATTATGAAGAAAAAATGAAAAAAACCGTGGCGGCCTTGGCAAAGGAGTATGGAACAATTCGTGCTGGGCGCGCCAATCCGGCAATTCTTGATAAAATCCGCGTTGACTACTATGGAACGCCGACCCCAATTAATCAGATAGCGGCTATCTCCGTAGTCGAGGCGAGAATACTGCAGATTCAGCCTTGGGATGCGTCTGCAACGAAAAATATCGAAAAGGCAATTTTGGCGTCCGACTTGGGTATAAATCCCCAGAACGATGGCAAAATTATTCGTATAGCATTCCCTCCGCTGAGTGAGGAGAGGCGCAAAGAACTTGTCAAAACAGTCCATAAATATGCCGAGGAATCAAAAATTGCTATAAGGTCCATCAGAAGAGATGCTTTGAATGATTTCAAGGCACAGAAGAAAAAGTCCCTTATTACTGAGGATGACCTCAAGGACGCTGAAAAGGAAATGCAGAAGCTCACTGATAAATACTGTAAAGAAATTGACGAAATGAGTGCCCAAAAAGAGAAGGAAATAATGGAGATTTAA
- the pyrH gene encoding Uridylate kinase (High confidence in function and specificity), translating into MQAKYKRILLKLSGEALAGDNHFGLNFDVVTKICEGIKETTKLGVQVAVVVGGGNFWRGRSNEQMDRTRADHIGMLATVMNSLALADALEQQGVPVRVQTAITMQQIAEPYIRNKAMRHLEKGRVVVFGCGTGNPFFSTDTAAALRAAEIDADIIMKATMVDGVYDSDPKKNPNAKKFDTISYIDVLNRGLGVMDSTATSLCMDNNIPILVFNLEERDSIVRAVMGEKIGTIVKDERRG; encoded by the coding sequence ATGCAAGCCAAATATAAAAGAATACTATTAAAACTCAGCGGGGAAGCGCTCGCAGGTGATAATCACTTTGGTCTTAACTTTGATGTAGTCACAAAGATATGTGAGGGTATAAAGGAAACCACAAAATTAGGTGTCCAGGTTGCAGTTGTCGTCGGCGGCGGAAATTTCTGGCGCGGACGCAGCAATGAGCAGATGGATAGAACAAGGGCTGACCATATTGGAATGCTCGCAACTGTTATGAATTCGCTCGCTCTTGCTGATGCACTCGAGCAACAAGGTGTTCCGGTTCGCGTTCAGACTGCCATTACAATGCAGCAGATTGCGGAACCGTATATCCGCAATAAAGCGATGCGCCACCTTGAGAAAGGGCGCGTCGTAGTCTTCGGATGCGGAACGGGCAACCCGTTTTTCTCAACTGATACCGCTGCGGCACTCAGGGCAGCGGAGATTGACGCCGATATTATCATGAAGGCAACAATGGTTGACGGCGTTTACGACAGCGACCCGAAAAAGAACCCCAATGCCAAGAAGTTTGACACTATTTCTTATATAGACGTGCTGAACCGCGGCCTCGGCGTTATGGATTCCACTGCCACGTCGCTCTGCATGGATAACAATATACCGATTCTCGTTTTCAATCTTGAGGAACGCGATAGCATAGTCCGTGCGGTAATGGGCGAAAAGATCGGAACCATCGTAAAAGATGAACGCCGCGGATAA
- the tsf gene encoding Elongation factor Ts (High confidence in function and specificity), producing the protein MASFTAQDVKALRERTGCGMMDCKKALQSADGDMDKAMEYLREKGIAAVAKKAGRIAAEGLVYAEVIDKVGVIIEVNAETDFVAKNDQFKAFVKECADTIAANNPADVDALLSMKAKNSDMTIADLLREKVLTIGENIKIRRFARMEGDLITYIHGDGRIGVLVKFDTDVASKDGFEEYAKNIAMQIAAINPPYLDRDSVPADVLEEEKKILTAQAINEGKPQNIAEKIVAGRLNKFYKEMCLVEQDYVKDSELTVAKYTDKVAKELGGTIKIVQFVRFEKGEGIQKREDNFAEEIANMVK; encoded by the coding sequence ATGGCGTCATTTACAGCTCAAGATGTTAAGGCTCTTCGTGAGAGAACCGGCTGCGGTATGATGGATTGCAAAAAAGCTCTTCAGAGTGCCGACGGCGATATGGATAAAGCAATGGAATATCTTCGCGAAAAGGGCATTGCTGCTGTAGCGAAGAAAGCAGGACGTATTGCCGCAGAAGGCCTGGTATATGCTGAAGTTATTGATAAAGTTGGCGTTATTATCGAAGTAAATGCTGAGACTGACTTCGTTGCAAAGAATGATCAGTTCAAGGCATTTGTAAAGGAATGTGCGGATACAATTGCTGCCAACAACCCTGCAGATGTTGACGCCCTTCTCTCCATGAAGGCAAAGAACAGCGATATGACTATTGCGGACCTGCTCCGTGAGAAGGTTCTGACAATTGGTGAAAACATTAAGATTCGCCGCTTTGCCCGTATGGAAGGCGATCTTATCACCTATATCCACGGCGATGGACGCATAGGTGTTCTTGTTAAGTTTGATACCGATGTCGCTTCAAAAGACGGCTTTGAGGAATATGCAAAGAATATCGCTATGCAGATTGCTGCAATCAATCCGCCGTATCTTGACAGAGACAGCGTTCCTGCCGATGTTCTTGAAGAGGAAAAGAAGATTCTCACTGCTCAGGCAATAAACGAAGGCAAACCGCAGAATATTGCCGAAAAGATTGTTGCTGGCCGTCTCAATAAATTCTATAAGGAAATGTGCCTTGTTGAGCAGGACTATGTAAAGGACAGCGAACTTACCGTTGCTAAGTATACTGACAAGGTTGCAAAAGAGCTCGGCGGTACTATAAAGATTGTACAGTTCGTAAGATTTGAAAAGGGCGAAGGAATCCAGAAGCGTGAAGACAATTTCGCGGAGGAAATCGCCAATATGGTAAAGTGA
- the rpsB gene encoding 30S ribosomal protein S2 (High confidence in function and specificity) has product MSSIVTMKQLLEAGVHFGHQTRRWNPKMAQYIFTERNGIYIIDLQKTVKKLEEAYMFVRDLAANGENILFVGTKKQAQDSIKEEALRGGCFYVNARWYGGMLTNFRTIRRRIDRLNQLKKMEEDGTFDLLTKKEAAKLKHEIEILEKFLGGIKDMKKLPAALFIVDPRKEHIAVSEARKLHIPIVAIVDTNCDPDEVDYVIPGNDDAIRAVKLISSIIANAVLEGRQGEQVGEGAAETTEAAAEAAETVEAAAEPAAEPAEAAATETAETAEAAETAEAAAE; this is encoded by the coding sequence ATGTCATCAATCGTTACCATGAAACAGCTTCTTGAAGCTGGCGTACACTTCGGTCATCAGACCAGAAGATGGAACCCGAAAATGGCTCAGTACATCTTTACAGAGCGCAACGGGATCTACATCATTGACCTGCAGAAAACTGTCAAAAAACTTGAAGAAGCCTACATGTTTGTCCGCGACCTCGCTGCAAACGGCGAAAACATCCTGTTTGTCGGAACAAAGAAACAGGCTCAGGATTCCATTAAAGAAGAGGCTCTCCGCGGCGGCTGCTTCTATGTAAACGCCCGTTGGTACGGCGGAATGCTCACAAACTTCCGCACAATTCGCCGCAGAATCGACCGTTTGAACCAGCTCAAGAAGATGGAAGAGGACGGAACATTCGACCTTCTCACAAAGAAGGAAGCCGCGAAGTTAAAGCATGAAATTGAAATTCTTGAGAAATTCCTTGGCGGTATCAAGGATATGAAGAAGCTGCCGGCTGCCTTGTTTATTGTTGACCCGCGCAAAGAGCACATCGCTGTTTCCGAAGCCCGCAAGCTTCATATCCCGATAGTCGCTATTGTTGATACAAACTGCGACCCTGACGAGGTTGATTATGTAATCCCGGGCAACGACGACGCTATCCGTGCCGTTAAGCTCATCTCCTCGATTATAGCAAACGCTGTTCTCGAGGGCAGACAGGGCGAACAGGTCGGAGAAGGAGCTGCTGAAACAACTGAGGCTGCTGCCGAGGCGGCTGAGACGGTGGAAGCTGCTGCTGAACCTGCTGCTGAACCTGCAGAAGCTGCTGCAACAGAGACAGCAGAAACCGCGGAAGCTGCTGAAACTGCAGAGGCTGCGGCTGAATAA
- a CDS encoding cation diffusion facilitator family transporter (High confidence in function and specificity), with amino-acid sequence MRRIVELILKGQNPSDEKVRGRAGMISGAVGITVNCIIFLMELIVGTIVNSVAIIAFAFNSLSDVVSSVITVVSFKVANKPADKEHPFGHGRAEYISAIIIAMVIIVIGYEFIKTSVEKIIHPSPVSFSLDSFIIVISAIPLKLLLSAFYRSMGQAIGSSALKASSFDAFSDVLVLLVASSSLVVSAFSDIQIDGWLGILVSLFILYSGFSIARKELSPLLGEAPDKELVKKIMDGVLEAEYVSGVHDLIIHNYGPGKFMATIHAEVPCDVPILRVHDVIDSTEKRLSEELGIILVIHMDPLNKDDEVVKSAQSVVDSVIKDFPEVLSYHDFRVVGEGAVKNVIFDVVVDSTVVTKKEIDDLSEKINRAVKEKDAQYNTIINVDRNYTSQ; translated from the coding sequence TTGCGGCGAATCGTTGAGTTAATATTAAAAGGTCAGAACCCGTCTGACGAAAAGGTCAGGGGCAGGGCAGGCATGATATCAGGCGCTGTTGGCATTACAGTCAACTGCATCATCTTTTTGATGGAACTGATTGTTGGTACAATCGTCAACAGTGTTGCCATAATTGCATTCGCTTTTAACAGCCTGTCCGACGTTGTCTCATCGGTTATTACTGTGGTAAGCTTCAAAGTTGCAAATAAGCCCGCCGACAAGGAACACCCCTTTGGGCATGGGCGTGCCGAATACATTTCAGCGATTATCATAGCCATGGTAATCATAGTTATCGGCTATGAGTTTATCAAAACGTCGGTGGAGAAGATAATTCACCCATCTCCGGTCAGCTTCAGCCTTGATTCATTTATCATAGTAATTTCGGCGATACCGTTAAAACTATTGCTGTCGGCTTTTTACAGGAGTATGGGTCAGGCTATAGGCTCTTCAGCGCTCAAAGCTTCGTCATTTGACGCTTTCAGCGATGTTCTTGTGCTGCTTGTGGCTTCGTCATCCCTTGTGGTTTCCGCTTTTTCAGACATCCAGATAGACGGCTGGCTGGGTATATTGGTATCTCTCTTTATACTGTATTCTGGTTTTTCGATAGCCCGGAAGGAACTGAGTCCGCTGTTGGGCGAAGCGCCGGACAAAGAGCTGGTGAAAAAGATCATGGACGGCGTGCTGGAGGCGGAATATGTCAGCGGCGTTCACGATCTAATAATACACAACTACGGCCCGGGAAAGTTTATGGCGACTATCCACGCGGAGGTGCCGTGCGATGTGCCGATACTGCGCGTGCATGACGTTATCGACAGCACTGAAAAACGCCTTTCAGAGGAATTGGGGATAATCCTTGTCATTCACATGGACCCGCTCAATAAAGACGATGAGGTTGTAAAATCCGCGCAAAGCGTTGTCGACAGTGTGATAAAGGATTTTCCGGAGGTTCTGTCATACCATGATTTCAGAGTTGTCGGCGAAGGTGCCGTTAAGAATGTGATTTTTGATGTAGTCGTCGATTCCACCGTAGTCACCAAAAAGGAGATAGACGATTTATCTGAGAAAATCAACAGGGCTGTAAAGGAAAAAGACGCTCAATATAACACCATAATAAATGTTGACAGGAATTATACGTCGCAGTAG
- a CDS encoding extracellular solute-binding protein (High confidence in function and specificity) encodes MKKIRKLAALVLMASLIAGMTSGCSKNQASSKKAREIYFLNFKPEIADKYKAIVSEYEKKTGVHVKVVTAASGTYEQTLKAEVAKSDPPTIFQINGLVGYKNWKDYCADLSGSKLYSYLQDKSLAIKDGDGVYGIPYAVEAYGIIYNDSIMKKYFALPNKAVSINSADEIKNFQTLKQVVEDMTKHKSELGIDGVFASTSLTKGEEWRWQTHLANLPFYYEFKENTKYDDTVLAGINTKDITFKYNQNYKNIFDLYINNSTVDKKMLGSKSVADSMSEFALGKAAMVQNGVWAWSQISGVQGNVIKDTDVKFMPIYTGIEGEEQQGLCIGTENFFAINSKVSKEKQQDSLDFLDWLFSSTEGKKHVIEDLGFIAPFNTFTDSEKPQDPLAQQTISWMKRTDVKIVPWTFESFPSQNFKDIFGAQLLQYCQGKVTWDDLVKTVIKAWKVESEA; translated from the coding sequence ATGAAAAAAATCAGAAAACTTGCGGCATTAGTTCTTATGGCAAGTCTGATAGCGGGTATGACATCCGGATGTAGTAAAAACCAAGCGTCTTCCAAAAAGGCACGGGAAATTTATTTCCTGAACTTTAAGCCGGAAATTGCGGATAAGTACAAAGCGATCGTCAGTGAATATGAGAAGAAAACCGGCGTGCATGTTAAAGTTGTTACAGCAGCGAGCGGAACATATGAGCAGACGCTGAAGGCAGAAGTTGCGAAGTCGGATCCTCCTACCATATTCCAGATTAACGGCTTGGTTGGATACAAGAACTGGAAAGATTATTGCGCAGACCTTTCCGGATCAAAACTGTACAGCTATCTTCAGGACAAGAGCCTTGCAATCAAAGATGGAGACGGCGTGTACGGCATTCCTTACGCTGTTGAGGCTTACGGAATCATTTACAACGACTCAATAATGAAAAAATATTTTGCACTTCCCAACAAGGCAGTGTCTATAAATTCGGCTGACGAAATTAAGAACTTCCAGACACTTAAGCAGGTTGTCGAGGATATGACCAAGCACAAGAGCGAGCTTGGCATTGACGGCGTATTTGCTTCAACGTCGCTCACTAAGGGCGAGGAATGGAGATGGCAGACACATCTGGCAAACCTCCCATTCTATTATGAATTCAAAGAAAACACTAAATACGACGATACAGTTCTCGCAGGTATCAACACCAAAGATATTACCTTTAAATATAATCAAAACTACAAAAATATATTTGACCTCTATATCAACAACTCAACCGTTGATAAGAAGATGCTTGGCAGCAAGTCTGTGGCAGACTCAATGTCTGAATTTGCTCTCGGCAAAGCTGCAATGGTCCAGAACGGCGTATGGGCATGGTCACAGATAAGCGGTGTTCAGGGTAATGTCATTAAAGACACCGATGTAAAATTCATGCCGATTTATACCGGTATAGAAGGCGAAGAACAACAGGGCCTTTGCATCGGTACAGAAAACTTCTTCGCAATCAACAGCAAGGTTTCAAAGGAAAAACAGCAAGATTCGCTTGACTTCCTCGATTGGCTGTTCTCAAGCACAGAGGGTAAAAAGCATGTCATAGAAGACCTCGGTTTCATTGCACCTTTCAACACCTTTACCGATTCCGAAAAACCGCAGGATCCTCTTGCTCAGCAGACCATTAGCTGGATGAAGAGAACAGATGTAAAGATCGTTCCGTGGACATTTGAATCCTTCCCGAGCCAGAACTTTAAGGATATTTTCGGCGCTCAATTGCTCCAGTATTGTCAGGGCAAGGTTACATGGGATGATCTTGTCAAGACTGTAATTAAGGCATGGAAAGTTGAGTCAGAAGCCTAA